Proteins found in one Terriglobales bacterium genomic segment:
- a CDS encoding sigma-70 family RNA polymerase sigma factor, with protein sequence MADPSKNQKLTSPDSGKEPGSQADEDPQLSDPECVSTDVSSVAMEGGLLAGSGRTAVDARRERGAARPAAGTEGLTDADLMLRVRDGDDSAFNYLVEKYRRPMMGFMYRVARNASVAEELAQEVFLRVYRARQTYNAEAKFSTWLYRIASNLSVNYIRDTKHERPEMSISLDEPDEEMGTTLDLPDHRLNVEQDILRRERLQAIREHVQALPERQRLAVIMHKYQGMEYRQIAEVLKISESATKSLLFRAYETLRDRLKEFI encoded by the coding sequence ATGGCTGATCCCTCGAAAAATCAGAAGCTTACGTCGCCTGACTCGGGCAAAGAGCCTGGTTCGCAAGCCGACGAAGACCCGCAACTTTCAGACCCTGAATGTGTTTCCACAGATGTGAGCAGCGTAGCCATGGAGGGAGGGCTGCTGGCTGGCTCGGGGCGAACAGCCGTCGATGCCCGGCGGGAGCGAGGAGCTGCGCGTCCAGCGGCCGGGACGGAAGGTTTGACCGACGCCGACCTGATGCTGCGGGTGCGCGACGGCGACGATTCGGCCTTCAATTACCTGGTCGAAAAGTACCGCCGCCCGATGATGGGATTCATGTACCGGGTGGCGCGAAACGCCAGCGTGGCGGAGGAACTGGCGCAGGAAGTTTTCCTGCGCGTTTATCGCGCTCGTCAGACATACAATGCAGAAGCCAAATTCAGCACCTGGCTGTACCGCATTGCGTCGAACCTGTCGGTAAACTATATCCGGGACACGAAACACGAACGCCCGGAAATGAGCATTAGCCTCGATGAGCCGGATGAGGAAATGGGTACGACACTGGATTTACCCGACCACAGGCTCAACGTGGAGCAGGATATCCTGCGGCGCGAGCGTCTGCAGGCGATCCGCGAACATGTCCAGGCATTGCCAGAAAGGCAACGGCTGGCGGTCATCATGCATAAGTACCAGGGAATGGAGTACCGGCAAATAGCAGAAGTGTTGAAAATCAGCGAGTCGGCAACGAAGTCCTTGTTGTTTCGTGCGTATGAGACTCTGCGTGACCGGCTCAAAGAGTTTATATAG
- a CDS encoding DUF3106 domain-containing protein has product MKKNKDLPLAQQQKNLQNDPNFRALPPQRQQQLMQRLEKFNSLPPQQKDRMIERMQRFERLTPEQQQEARGVFSQFRSLPDDRRNMVRRAYRDLQGMPPNQRQQILESNKFRNTFSDDERNLIKRSLDLNLAGGEPAGGPPR; this is encoded by the coding sequence TTGAAGAAGAACAAAGATCTTCCCCTGGCACAGCAGCAGAAAAACCTGCAGAACGATCCCAACTTCAGAGCGCTCCCTCCACAGCGACAGCAGCAACTGATGCAGCGCCTGGAGAAGTTCAACAGCCTTCCGCCCCAGCAGAAAGACCGCATGATCGAGCGGATGCAGAGGTTTGAGCGCCTCACGCCAGAGCAACAGCAGGAGGCTCGTGGCGTCTTCAGCCAATTTCGCAGCTTGCCTGACGATCGTCGCAATATGGTGCGGCGTGCATACCGCGACTTGCAGGGAATGCCACCCAACCAGCGTCAGCAGATCCTGGAGTCGAACAAGTTCAGGAACACGTTTTCCGACGACGAGCGCAATTTGATAAAGCGCTCGCTGGATCTGAATCTGGCAGGTGGGGAACCCGCCGGCGGCCCACCGCGATAG